CTTTTACGATACCACACCACCGTATCCGTCAGTTGTTCGATGGAAAGCTTGAATGCTTCATCTTCATTGAAGGCATGAGGCAAAGTTACTTGTTTCCATTTACTGTCGTCAAATTTAGCGTTTTTAGCCTTCTGAAAGTCTCCTACCTGTAACTTCCATTCGCTATTGAAATTGTATTTCTTGCGTTCGGATGCCTGTCCGTTGATGAAAGGCAGTGCAGCCAGCAGAAATACAAAAAGAGATAATTTGTGTTTCATGATAATCAATTAAAAATGTTCTGCTGCAAAGGAAGTACATTGAAAGAAAACACGCCTATACTACCGTACGGAAAGGATGTAATTTTTATCTTCCGGTGAAAAAAGCGGGACGGGCATTTGTACACAATTTCGGATAATAGTACACATTCCCCGTTGAAAAGGGGAATGGAATACTATTATGTGCCGGTTATCGCGTATTTTTTCAGGCATCCGTTTCATTGTTCTCTTCCTTGGCAGATTGCTCCGTATCGTCCGATGTATCAGTAGAAGCCGGGGCTTTACCGCCGTTCTTCTGATAAACAGAGGGAGCAATCCCGAACTGGTTCTTGAAACACTTGCTGAAATAATAAGGGTCGTTGATACCTACCTTGTATGAAATCTCGGAAACGGTCAAATCCTCGGTCAACAATAACTCTGCAGCTTTCTTCATGCGGATGACGCGCAGGTATTCGTTCGGCGAATATCCCGTGACACCGCGTACTTTTTTATAAAACACGGTACGTCCCAATCCCATAAGATTGGCATAGTCATCCACGGAAAATTCCGTTTCTACCATATGCTCGTTCAGCATATCATTCAGCTTCGCAAGGAATTTGCTGTCCTTGTTGTTCGTACAGATAGCCGCATGAACCATTCCCGGTTCGTTGGAGAATTTCTCGCGTAGCTTGTCCCGTTGCTCTATCAGTTTGGAGATTCTCGTCAGTAGCAGAGAGATGCTGAACGGCTTGGTAATATAAGCGTCCGCACCGGATTCAATACCTTCCAGGTACTTTTCTTCCATATTGAGCGCAGTAAGCAGAATGATAGGGATGTGGCTGGTGGCAAACTCGTTCTTTAGTTTCTTGGTCACTTCGAATCCGGTCATGCCCGGCATCAATACATCACAGATAATCAAGTCCGCATCGTAAGTCTGCGCACGCTCGAATCCGCTGATACCGTCCGCTTCCGCCACTACTTCGAAATACTGTCCGATTTCCTCTTTCAAGAACTCGCGGACGTCGTTGTCATCTTCAATGATTAATACTTTCCGCTTGTTCAATGGTTCAGCAGGAGTAGCCGGCTCTTCGCCTGTCTTTTCGTCCGCCTTTTCGTCTGTGGCAAGTTCTTTGTGGCGTTGTTCTTCTTCCTCAATCAATAGCTGGTTGGGGACAAGGAAATCCTTTTCTTCGTAGACACCGGCATCGGTTGGCAGTTCGACTGTGAAGATAGAGCCGCCGCCTTCGTTCTCATTATAAGAAATCGTTCCTTTGTGCATATTGACCAACCCGTAGGTCAGATGCAGACCTACGCCCACACTGCTGTGTGAGAAACTGCTTTGCATAAAACGATTGAACAGTTCCGCACGTTTCTCTTTCGGAATGCCCAGTCCTGTATCTATAACCTGGATGCAGAGCTGTTTTTTCTGTTCCTGCACGTCTACCTTGAATACAATCTTGCCGTTGGAAGGAGTATATTTAAAGGCATTGGAGAGCAGGTTATAAATCACCTTGTCGAGATTTCCCTTATCGACAGGCATCTTATAAGAGTTCTGTGAAGGCTCGAAACGGAAATCCATGTTTTTGGATTCGCTTACGTCCTTGAAACTAAGGAATATCTCATAGCAGAAAGCGATAATATCCGTCTCTTCCAGTGAAAGGGCGAGCTTGTTTTTCTGCATCTTCCTAAACTCCAGTAGCTGGTTGATAAGCCGCAACATTCGTTTTGTGCTCTTGTCCATAATTTTTAGCGAGTGCTGCATATCCTTGGAATGATTCCCCATATTGACGATTCTCTCCAAAGCACCCTGAATCAGTGTCAGCGGCGTGCGGAACTCGTGGGAAATGTTGGTGAAGAACTCCAACTTGTATTCCGTCAACTGGTTCTCTACGGCAATACGGTTGCGCAAGGCATTGAAGTTCCGGATAATGCGGAAACTGAAATAACCTGCTATGACAATCAGAATCGCATAAATCAGATATGCCCAACCGGTCTTCCAGAAGGGTGGTGCTATCACAATCTCCATGATATTTTCTTCTCCCCAAATACCGGCGGCATTGCAGGCTCTCACATGAAGTTCGTATTTGCCCGGCGGCAAGTTCCGGTAACCGGCAAAGTTCAGGCTGGAAGGCGAACTCCATTCCGTGTCGTAGGGCGGAAGGCTGTAAGAGTATTTGGATACGCCGTCGAGATAGTTGAAAGTGGAGAAAGAGATAACGAACGAACTCTGATAATATTTCAGATTCAGTTCGTTGATATAAGGCATTGCTTCCTGCAAAGGCGAATCTTCTACGCCCGGAAGCATATGTGCGCCGTTGATTTGAAGTCCGGTGAAGATGATGGAAGCAGGTTTGTCCAGGTTCTCTATTTTGTTGGCATCCAGCACCACCAGTCCGTAGTTCGTCCCGAACAGCAGATTGCCGTCGTCGCTGACGCAGGCAGTGTTCTCGCTATATACATTTCCTAAAGTATAAGAGGAAAAGAAATGATTCTCGATTTGTTTGGTTGCCGGAGTGAAGCGGGAGATTCCGTATTCGGTGGCAATCCACATCTTATTGTCCTTGTCCTGGACAATAGACTGCACCACGGCATTGGATAATCCGTCTTTTATATCATAACAGTCGAACGTCAGATGTTGATAATTCTCTCCCGGATGGCAGACCGCAAATCCGGCGCCGGAAGTCCCAATCCACATATTGCCTTTGTCGTCGTTCATCAGGCAACGTATCTCGTTGCTGGGGAATGTGCCGTTGGCATGATTGTATATCACATAATTCTTGGGCGAAGCAATCAGTGAATCGGGGTGGAAGATGTAGATGCCGTTATTGGTTCCTACCCACATGCGCCCGTTCTTGTCCTCTTCGATGACGCGGATACGCTTTTCGCCGTAATTATCCTGCAAGAAAT
The DNA window shown above is from Bacteroides faecium and carries:
- a CDS encoding hybrid sensor histidine kinase/response regulator transcription factor, which encodes MKKNTWLIFSLLFLYLYPLSASVEIRSNKLTTGDGLANNSIRYMMQDSKGFIWLGTLNGLSYYDGNSFVNIYPDINNPLSLADSRIRSMEEDPNGFMWISTISSFISCYDLRHGCFVDFTGKGEYKENYSKFIIASDNSIWLWHNQNGCRRIVYQDGKFSSQAYKKESGTLPSDRVQFVLESAKGEVWIGTNKGLLKYQNGRIDNLDPQEQSWEHINSYDKYTCIITNKNEIYRHTYSADKLEKVASLAESFDDMSHVTGNFLLQDKWVLFTANGSYILDIPTGKLSRYSELNIKNGAVTRDNKKNVWVHNYTGDIWYVNITTGEIKPFRFLSSKHIGYIDVERYSIVHDSRDILWISTYGNGLYAYELSTGNLQHFTFEVNQSSHINSNYLQFVMEDRSGGIWVSSEFSGLSHLEILNKGTQRLHPSGENSSDRSNTIRMLFQAQNGSIYMANRMGSLYEYNPTLTKIIRQEDFTHNVYSMNEDSEGNLWLGMRGIGLRIGANKWYRNDSKDPHSLSNDQVYSIYRDKKGRMWLGTFGGGLNLAVKTADGYEFKHFLQDNYGEKRIRVIEEDKNGRMWVGTNNGIYIFHPDSLIASPKNYVIYNHANGTFPSNEIRCLMNDDKGNMWIGTSGAGFAVCHPGENYQHLTFDCYDIKDGLSNAVVQSIVQDKDNKMWIATEYGISRFTPATKQIENHFFSSYTLGNVYSENTACVSDDGNLLFGTNYGLVVLDANKIENLDKPASIIFTGLQINGAHMLPGVEDSPLQEAMPYINELNLKYYQSSFVISFSTFNYLDGVSKYSYSLPPYDTEWSSPSSLNFAGYRNLPPGKYELHVRACNAAGIWGEENIMEIVIAPPFWKTGWAYLIYAILIVIAGYFSFRIIRNFNALRNRIAVENQLTEYKLEFFTNISHEFRTPLTLIQGALERIVNMGNHSKDMQHSLKIMDKSTKRMLRLINQLLEFRKMQKNKLALSLEETDIIAFCYEIFLSFKDVSESKNMDFRFEPSQNSYKMPVDKGNLDKVIYNLLSNAFKYTPSNGKIVFKVDVQEQKKQLCIQVIDTGLGIPKEKRAELFNRFMQSSFSHSSVGVGLHLTYGLVNMHKGTISYNENEGGGSIFTVELPTDAGVYEEKDFLVPNQLLIEEEEQRHKELATDEKADEKTGEEPATPAEPLNKRKVLIIEDDNDVREFLKEEIGQYFEVVAEADGISGFERAQTYDADLIICDVLMPGMTGFEVTKKLKNEFATSHIPIILLTALNMEEKYLEGIESGADAYITKPFSISLLLTRISKLIEQRDKLREKFSNEPGMVHAAICTNNKDSKFLAKLNDMLNEHMVETEFSVDDYANLMGLGRTVFYKKVRGVTGYSPNEYLRVIRMKKAAELLLTEDLTVSEISYKVGINDPYYFSKCFKNQFGIAPSVYQKNGGKAPASTDTSDDTEQSAKEENNETDA